The nucleotide window ACGATATTCTGCACGTATTGCGCCAGACGTGGGGGCACACCGCGTTTCGGCCGCTGCAGGAGGATATCATTCGGGCGGTGCTGGCGGGGCAGGATGTGCTGGCGCTACTGCCCACGGGCGGCGGCAAGAGCATCTGCTTCCAGGTGCCGGCCCTGGCCCGGCCCGGCCTGTGCGTGGTGGTCTCGCCGCTCATTGCCCTAATGAAAGACCAGGTGGACAACCTGCGCAAGCGCGGCATCAAGGCCGAAGCCGTGTACGCGGGCATGAGCCACCAGGAAATCGACCAGACGCTGGATAACTGCGTGTATGGCCCGGTAAAGTTCCTGTACGTGTCGCCGGAGCGGCTGCTCACGGATATGTTTCGGGCCCGGGTGGGCAAGATGAAGGTGAGCTTGCTGGCCGTGGACGAAGCGCACTGCCTTTCGCAGTGGGGCTACGACTTCCGGCCACCCTACCTGCGCATTGCCGAGCTACGTGAGCTGCTGCCCGGCGTGCCCTGCATAGCCCTCACGGCCACCGCCACGGAGCAGGTTCGCCGGGACATTGTAGAGAAGCTGCGGTTCGGCGCCACGCACAGCGTGTTTCAGCAAAGCTTTGCCCGGCCCAACCTGTCGTACTCGGTGCTGAACACGGAAGACAAGCTGCGGCGCCTGCTGGAAGTGGTACGAGGCGTGGGGCCCGACAAAACCAGCATTGTATACGCCCGCACCCGCCGTCAGACCGAGGACGCCGCGGCCTATCTGTGCCAGCAGAACGTGGCCGCCGCCGCCTACCACGCCGGTCTGCCCGCCGAGTTGCGCGCCCGCACCCAACAGGACTGGATGGCCAACAAAACGCGGTGCATAGTGGCCACCAATGCCTTTGGCATGGGCATTGATAAGCCCGACGTACGCCTCGTGGTGCACCTCGATGCGCCCGATAACCTGGAGGCCTACTACCAGGAGGCTGGCCGCGCCGGCCGCGACGAAAAGTACGCCTTTGCGGTGCTGCTGCATGGCCCCAACGACGCCGACGAGTTGCGTCGCCGCACCCGGCAGGCGTTTCCCGAGCTGGAGGTGGTGCGCCGGGTGTATCAGGCCCTGGCTAACTTCTCGCGCACGGCTGTGGGTGGGGGCGAGCTGGTGGCTTTCGATTTCGACATTCAGCAGTTTGCCGAAACCTACCGTATCAAGGCTCTGGATGCGCACAACAGCCTGCGCCTGCTGGAGCGGGAAGGCTTCGTGCAGGTGAATGAGGCCGTGAACAATCCCGCCCGTGTGCACATTCCCATCGACCACAACGACTTGTACCGGTTTCAGGTGGCCAACGCCCAGCACGACCAGCTCATCAAAAGCCTGTTACGGTTTCACGGCGGAGAGCTGTTCGCGGGCTTTCAGCGGATTTCGGAAAACAGCCTGGCCCAGCATCTGCGCCTGAGCGTGGTGGAGCTGCGCAAGATGCTGCTGTTTCTGCACCGCTCGGGCATCATCCAGTTTCAGCCGCGCCACGAGTCGCCGCAGGCTATGTTTACTACGGCCCGCTTCGATGCGGCCAAGCTGCCGCTGGAGCAGAAACGCCTCCATCAGGCCCGGGAGCTGGCCCTGCACAAAACCGAGTCGGTGATTCGCTACGCGGCGGGCGGGCAATGCCGGCAACAGCTGCTGCTGGAGTATTTCGGGGAGCTGGAGGCGCCGGCCTGCGGTGTGTGCGACCTGTGCCTGGCCCGCAAAAAAGCCCGCCAGCCAACGGCGTCCA belongs to Hymenobacter sp. J193 and includes:
- a CDS encoding ATP-dependent DNA helicase RecQ, whose translation is MLPPTDDILHVLRQTWGHTAFRPLQEDIIRAVLAGQDVLALLPTGGGKSICFQVPALARPGLCVVVSPLIALMKDQVDNLRKRGIKAEAVYAGMSHQEIDQTLDNCVYGPVKFLYVSPERLLTDMFRARVGKMKVSLLAVDEAHCLSQWGYDFRPPYLRIAELRELLPGVPCIALTATATEQVRRDIVEKLRFGATHSVFQQSFARPNLSYSVLNTEDKLRRLLEVVRGVGPDKTSIVYARTRRQTEDAAAYLCQQNVAAAAYHAGLPAELRARTQQDWMANKTRCIVATNAFGMGIDKPDVRLVVHLDAPDNLEAYYQEAGRAGRDEKYAFAVLLHGPNDADELRRRTRQAFPELEVVRRVYQALANFSRTAVGGGELVAFDFDIQQFAETYRIKALDAHNSLRLLEREGFVQVNEAVNNPARVHIPIDHNDLYRFQVANAQHDQLIKSLLRFHGGELFAGFQRISENSLAQHLRLSVVELRKMLLFLHRSGIIQFQPRHESPQAMFTTARFDAAKLPLEQKRLHQARELALHKTESVIRYAAGGQCRQQLLLEYFGELEAPACGVCDLCLARKKARQPTASSASLRDQLLTLLKAMPQTPREVLTHFQPGQATAVTAQLRELVELGELRYATDGRLEIR